A genomic region of Trichothermofontia sichuanensis B231 contains the following coding sequences:
- a CDS encoding NADH-quinone oxidoreductase subunit J — protein MNLAEGVQLVSLAILSLIVIGGGLGVVLLANIVYSAFLLGGVFIGISGLYILLNAGFVAAAQVLIYVGAVNVLILFGIMLVNRRRTFADSPRLWTRRILTGAVCLGLFALLATVALTTPWQISTAAIAEPSQGGIAGDNATVLIGQHFFTDFLLPFELASLLLLIAMVGAIILARREYLPDEPPEQLATELTLAERPREPVLAGQQGQLPAGGN, from the coding sequence ATGAATTTAGCTGAAGGCGTTCAATTAGTTTCGTTGGCCATTCTTTCTCTGATCGTGATCGGCGGGGGACTGGGGGTGGTCCTACTGGCGAATATCGTCTATTCGGCCTTCCTGCTGGGAGGCGTGTTTATCGGTATTTCGGGGTTGTACATTCTGCTGAATGCTGGTTTTGTCGCGGCGGCCCAGGTTTTGATTTATGTGGGTGCGGTCAATGTGTTGATCCTGTTTGGGATCATGTTGGTGAATCGCCGACGCACCTTTGCCGACTCCCCCCGCCTCTGGACCCGGCGTATCCTGACCGGGGCTGTCTGCCTTGGCCTCTTTGCCCTGTTAGCAACGGTGGCTTTAACGACTCCCTGGCAGATCTCGACAGCGGCGATCGCCGAGCCTTCCCAAGGAGGAATTGCGGGTGACAACGCCACGGTGTTGATTGGCCAGCACTTCTTTACCGACTTCCTCTTGCCCTTTGAACTGGCCTCACTGCTACTGCTGATTGCGATGGTGGGGGCGATCATCCTGGCCCGTCGGGAATACCTACCCGATGAGCCACCAGAGCAACTGGCCACTGAACTCACCCTGGCCGAGCGTCCCCGCGAACCGGTTCTAGCTGGTCAGCAAGGACAACTCCCGGCTGGAGGCAATTAA
- the nuoK gene encoding NADH-quinone oxidoreductase subunit NuoK: MQLQYFLLIAAALFGIGIYGLVNSRNAIRVLMSIELMLNAVNLNLVAFSNYLDPQEIKGQVFGVFVITVAAAEAAVGLAIVLAIYRNRDTVDMEQFNLLKW, from the coding sequence ATGCAATTGCAGTATTTTCTACTGATCGCTGCCGCGCTGTTCGGCATTGGCATCTATGGGTTGGTCAATAGCCGGAATGCCATTCGGGTGCTGATGTCGATCGAACTGATGCTGAATGCCGTTAACCTGAATTTGGTGGCCTTCTCCAATTACCTCGATCCCCAGGAAATTAAGGGGCAGGTGTTTGGGGTGTTTGTGATTACGGTGGCGGCGGCGGAAGCAGCGGTAGGGTTGGCGATCGTTCTGGCCATTTACCGCAACCGTGATACGGTCGATATGGAGCAGTTCAATCTCCTGAAGTGGTAG
- a CDS encoding NAD(+) kinase, translating into MQLKQVIIAHKAGEASSQQLAERYARLLESRDCHVLMGPSGPKDNPYPVFLASVPQTIDLALVFGGDGTALAAARHLAPAGIPILAANAGGHLGFLTESLEQVQDIELVLERLTYDRFAVQQRMMLQAVLGEGNVSHPRPHLYPQPTPGAPFLALNEMCVKPASADRMLTSILEMEIDREVVDQYQGDGLIVATPTGSTCYTVAAGGPILHPGMTAIVVTPICPLSLSSRPIVLPPGSTVSIWPLHDPDLSTKLWTDGVLATSIWPGQRVDIQVADCQAQFIILRENYSYYQTLREKLQWAGARIRYNNLHRP; encoded by the coding sequence GTGCAACTGAAGCAAGTCATTATTGCTCATAAGGCGGGGGAAGCGAGTAGCCAGCAGTTGGCCGAACGCTATGCGCGGCTGTTGGAGTCCCGTGACTGCCATGTGCTGATGGGTCCTAGTGGCCCGAAGGATAATCCTTATCCAGTGTTTCTGGCATCGGTGCCCCAAACCATCGATCTGGCCTTAGTCTTTGGTGGCGATGGTACCGCTTTAGCGGCTGCTCGTCACTTGGCGCCAGCAGGTATTCCGATCCTGGCCGCCAATGCAGGGGGGCATTTGGGTTTTTTGACGGAATCACTGGAGCAGGTACAGGATATAGAACTGGTTCTGGAGCGGCTAACCTACGATCGCTTTGCGGTTCAGCAGCGCATGATGCTCCAAGCGGTCTTAGGGGAAGGGAACGTGTCCCATCCCCGTCCCCATCTCTATCCCCAGCCAACTCCAGGGGCACCGTTTCTGGCCCTGAATGAGATGTGCGTTAAACCGGCTTCGGCGGATCGAATGCTCACGTCGATTCTGGAGATGGAAATCGATCGCGAGGTGGTGGATCAGTACCAGGGGGACGGCTTAATCGTGGCCACACCCACCGGTTCGACCTGCTACACCGTAGCAGCGGGCGGGCCGATTTTGCATCCAGGGATGACGGCGATCGTCGTAACGCCGATTTGTCCCCTGAGTCTTTCCAGCCGCCCGATCGTCCTACCTCCAGGTTCCACTGTCAGTATCTGGCCGCTCCATGATCCGGATCTCAGTACCAAACTCTGGACCGATGGGGTGTTAGCCACTTCTATTTGGCCGGGACAACGGGTGGATATTCAGGTAGCCGACTGTCAGGCCCAATTCATTATTCTGCGCGAGAATTATTCCTATTACCAAACCCTGCGGGAAAAGCTCCAGTGGGCAGGTGCACGGATTCGCTATAACAACTTGCATCGCCCATAG
- a CDS encoding TAXI family TRAP transporter solute-binding subunit has translation MQNRLILIIVLLSLEASGVFTWQWLRDRQRVHTLVLVTGGEEGEYYAFGQALAQVVARHQPHLRIAVRATAGSLQNQSLLAAGDVDLAILQSDTLMSPKTQAIALLFPEVFHLIARRPSQIQSVSDLRGKRIALMPTGSGSYRLFWPLSQHYGLAETDFVAIPMTSDAAYVALQQGRVDALSPGDL, from the coding sequence ATGCAAAATAGACTGATTCTCATCATTGTGCTCCTGAGTCTAGAAGCGTCGGGGGTATTCACCTGGCAGTGGCTGCGCGATCGCCAGCGGGTCCATACCTTAGTGTTGGTAACCGGGGGTGAGGAGGGAGAATATTATGCCTTTGGACAAGCCCTTGCCCAAGTGGTGGCTCGCCATCAACCGCACCTGCGTATCGCGGTAAGGGCAACGGCAGGCTCGCTCCAAAATCAAAGTCTGCTGGCGGCAGGAGACGTAGATTTGGCGATTCTTCAAAGCGACACCCTGATGAGTCCCAAAACACAAGCGATCGCCCTGCTGTTTCCAGAAGTTTTTCACCTGATCGCCCGTCGCCCGTCTCAAATTCAATCCGTGAGTGATCTCCGGGGCAAGCGTATTGCCCTGATGCCCACGGGCAGTGGTTCCTACCGTCTGTTCTGGCCCTTGAGTCAGCACTATGGTCTGGCCGAGACAGACTTTGTGGCAATCCCCATGACCTCAGATGCCGCCTATGTGGCCCTGCAACAAGGTCGAGTCGATGCCCTGTCCCCAGGGGACCTATAA
- a CDS encoding pantothenate kinase: protein MTDLKASEQPSHRDALALVIGNSRLHWAWVQGHRHLRYTWDTPHLNAPLTDLAQVPLPPASSKAAVNTQAAVRAWLQRSRHSASRCSNPASVVPLWIASVVPSQTQWVATYPGARILTLEHLPLTGLYSTLGIDRALALLGAGTRWGFPTLVIDAGTALTVTGANADRHLVGGAILPGLSLQLKALAQQTAALPRVALPTALPPRWAQHTETAITSGVIYGLLATVQTFIADWQRQFPSSSLGLTGGDASHIWRYLAADNPAIAQQVTLDPHLSFYGILALLA, encoded by the coding sequence ATGACTGACCTCAAGGCTTCTGAGCAGCCTAGCCACCGAGATGCACTAGCCCTGGTGATTGGGAACTCCCGTCTCCATTGGGCCTGGGTGCAAGGGCATCGCCACCTCCGTTATACCTGGGATACCCCCCATCTGAATGCTCCCCTGACCGATCTGGCCCAGGTCCCCCTCCCCCCTGCATCCTCAAAGGCAGCGGTAAACACCCAGGCAGCAGTACGGGCATGGTTACAGCGTTCTCGGCACAGTGCTAGTCGCTGCTCTAACCCCGCCTCAGTCGTTCCCCTGTGGATTGCCTCCGTGGTCCCTAGCCAAACCCAATGGGTGGCAACCTACCCAGGGGCCAGGATCTTGACGCTGGAGCACCTCCCCTTGACCGGTCTCTATTCGACGTTGGGCATCGATCGCGCCCTGGCCCTGCTGGGAGCCGGAACCCGCTGGGGGTTTCCTACCCTGGTGATCGATGCGGGTACAGCGCTGACGGTGACGGGAGCCAACGCCGATCGCCACCTGGTCGGGGGAGCAATTCTCCCTGGTCTTTCCCTACAGCTAAAGGCACTTGCCCAACAGACCGCTGCCCTCCCACGCGTCGCGCTGCCAACTGCCCTCCCACCCCGCTGGGCACAGCACACTGAAACCGCGATCACCAGTGGGGTCATCTACGGCCTACTGGCCACGGTGCAAACCTTTATCGCCGATTGGCAACGGCAGTTTCCCAGTAGTTCCCTAGGCTTAACCGGTGGTGATGCCTCGCATATCTGGCGCTATTTAGCGGCGGATAACCCGGCGATCGCCCAACAGGTGACGCTTGATCCCCACCTGAGCTTTTACGGCATTCTGGCCCTACTTGCCTAG